The Deltaproteobacteria bacterium nucleotide sequence AGCTGTTCGGGGATGGTTTGGGCTTGGATTCCATTGACGCCCTGGAGCTGGTCGTAGCCCTGGAGAAAGGTTACGGCGTAGTCATCCCTGATTCAGAAGTAGGAGAACGGGTATTCCGTTCGGTCATTACCCTGGCCCAATTTGTAAGAGAGAAATCAACAACCAAATGAAACTACGCATGGCGCATAGCGCCATGCGTTTTTAGCTGATGGCTGATTGCTGAGAGCTGAAACATGAAATACGACGAAACCGAAATTAAAGTCCGCTTTAACGAGGTGGATTCGTGGGGAATAGTGTGGCACGGCCATTACATCGCCTGGTTTGAAGTCGGACGTATGGCCCTGCTGAAAAAATTTCACCTCCTGCCCCAGGACTTCACCCAAATGGGCTATATCGCGCCGGTCGTGGACTTAAAGTGTTTTTTCAAAGAACCTGCCCGCATGGAGGAAGAGATTCTCATCCGTACTTCGGTCCTCAAACCGACCAAGGCCGCTCTCACCTTTCGCTTCCAAATTTTACGCAAAAAGGACGGAAAACTGTTGGCTTCCGGGGAAGAAACTCAGGTGCTCTTAACCCTCGACGGCCGCATGCTTTACATCATTCCCCAAGACCTGCGGGAAAGGCTCCAGCCGCTTTTCAATTACCTGGAGGAGCCTGATTCGGCCGCCTGAAGGAATTTCTCCACTTCCTGATTAAAGCGCTCGGGTTGCTCCTGCATGGGGGAATGCCCGCAGTTTTCCAGAATCTTCAAGGTGGCCTGGGGAATCTTGCTTTTAAGGAAGGAGGCATCCTGCGGAGGAGCAATTGGATCTTTGGCCCCCCAGAGGATTAGGGTGGGCTGCCGGATGGAGGCAAGTTGGGGACGGATGTCGAAATCGATGATGCTGGCCGACATCTGCACCGCCGGGGTCATGGGCAGGAGCGGCTTTCCGGTGAGAGGGTTTTTGGGAACCGATTGGAAAAATTCTTTGGAAGTTTTCGGTTTTTGCCCCTTGATAAAATTCTCAACCATCGCTTTAAATTCCTCCCGCAAGAGCCCTTCGAACGATTCGAAGCGGGATTCCGGCCCCATGATTTTTTTCGTCAAAGCATAGCTCAAAAATTCCGCTTTGTCCCCGATTCCTACGACATCAGTCACCACCAGGTTTTTTACCGGTGAGCCGGGTTGGGCCGCCAGGTTGAGGGCTACCAATCCTCCCATAGAGTGCCCTACGACAATGGCCTGGTCCAGTTTCCGTTCCTGTAAAAATTTCCCCACGATTGCGGTGAGCCAGTCGATGGAGTAATCCGTTTCCGGCTTATCGGAATCTCCAAACCCTGGGAAGTCGATGGCCATGGCCCGGTAAAAAGCGGGGGAAAAAGAAAGGTTGGCTGCCCAATCCTTTAAGGACCCTCCCAGCCCGTGGAGAAAGAGAATCGGCTGGCCTTTACCTTCCTCAACAAAATTTATACTCAATCCGGCGACTAAAATTTTTTGGGGATGAAAGAGAGGTTCTTGGGGAATACGGCCTTCTCCTTCCCCCTTGGTTTGCCCGAAAGTCAAAGGAACCAGGAAAGAGAGATACATAAGGAGGGAAAGGAGAAAGAGTCTCACCCCGACCCCCCTGCCGAGGGTCTTTCAGACCCTCCGGAAGGGTTCTTAAGGAAGGACAAAAGAATTTGGCCGCCGGCTACCTTCTCATCTCCCACGAAGGCTTCGGCGGCGAACCGGTAAATCGAAGCCAGACTTTGGGTGAGTTCGACTTGTAGGGTAATCTGTTCTCCCTGGACCGGGCAGCGGCGAAATTGAAATTCAGAAGCCCCGACGAAGAGGCCGACGAAATGAACGAGGGGATTCTCTATTTTGGCCTTGCTGCCCAACACAATCCCGCCCACTTGGGCCAACGATTCTAACAGGAGGGAGGGCGGGTAAAAATGATGGCCCTGAAAAAACCACTCGTTGCCCGTTAAATTTTTTACTCCGGTGGCTTTCTTCCCGGGTTCGATAGTGAGGATGCGATCCACCAAAAGGAAGGGGTAGCGGTGGGGCAGGATGCTCTGAATTTCCCGGTTTTCCATCATAACTCGAACCCCACTTCCCGTACGTCCACCTTGAGGATCACGTCAGCCTCCGCCGCAACTTCAGCGCCAACTTGAGCTTTCCCTTTGAACTTCCAGCGATTTCCTTCTTTGCCGGTGAGACTGACCAGGAAATCCAGCCGGTCACCGGGGAGGACAGCACGTTTGAATCTCAAGCGCTCTACTTTTTCAAGGGAGACGCGTATTTTCCCACGGGTAAACGATTCTCCCAAAAAGATAAGGGCGCTTTGAAGCAATCCTTCCAGGGTAAGAACTCCCGGCATGATAGGCTCGCCTGGAAAGTGCCCGGAAAGGTAGATCTCATCGGCCGTGACCCACTTGACTGCTTTGATTCTTTTTTCCCGCTCCAGTTCTTCCACCCGGTCGATCACTACCGTGGGGAAAGGATGGCCGAAACGGTGAAAGGCTTCTTCCCATTTTTTCCGTTCAACCCAGTCAGCGGTTTCTGCGTTTATAATGTTTAACCTCCTTATAGCTTTTGCGTACACCTACCCCGCTCAATCCGAGGCAAAATTCCTTCCGGCCAAGGAGCGATTTATTTTAAAAACAATTGGATTCCTCTCTCCGCCGGCCATGTTGTTTTTATTCCGCCCAACGAAGAACATCAGCTGAAGAACGTCAATGAGGAACCCTTTGTCTTTGGGTGTGTAATCCCCTCCGGGGTTCCGGAACTTTAAGAGGGGAATAAAAGAGATTATTGCCGGAGAGAGCCGAGCTTCCCCAGATAGCAGCGAATCAATGCGGGCAAAAAAGCGAAACCCTTATTCCGTGGATTCTTTTTTCGTCTCTTCTTCTTTGGAGGAGGCTGAGGTTTTCACATCCTCGATTCCTAAATAAATCGCTAAAGCCCCACCAAGCACCAAGATGATGGGGATAACCCCTTTGAGGACTTCCAGGAAGTCAACCCACCAAGCAATCAAGCCCACCACGCCGATGATCACAGCCACGATTCCACCGAGTAGGATCTTCATCTTTTTAGCTCCTCCTTGTTTTTTTTATAATCATATTGAAACTGATTTAATTTGTCAAAGGATGAAATTGACTCGCCCACCCCCAGTTTTGAAGATTGGCCCTTTCTCCCAGTTGGTGTGCCGGTTCGGGCAGGAAGGGCCCCTGGCTTGGCAAAATAAGGCAGTGATTATTTCATGGTCGTGAGCGGGCTTATGCCGTTTCAGCGGGCGAAGTCTTCCAATCCGCTTTCTCTTTTCGGAGATAAGATCGGCAGGTGGATGGATAAGATTCTCCCGCCGCTTTTGCCCGCGCCAGGTGCCCTCCCCGCCCGAACCACAATAGAAGTAACCACCCCAAAAAGACTGAGGGTGGGCAAGATGAAATTGAGAACTATCAGTAGTCCAAGAAGTTGGACCCAATGTTGGAAAAGTTGCGCTGAATGTTCTTTTTTCCCCGGATGATTTCCCCATGCCCAGAAAGAAGCCACTCGGCATCTAACCGGGCCAGGCGTTCGATAGAATCCCGCAGGAGGTTGCCATCCCCTCCTGGAAAGTCTGTTCTCCCCACCCC carries:
- a CDS encoding phosphopantetheine-binding protein; amino-acid sequence: LFGDGLGLDSIDALELVVALEKGYGVVIPDSEVGERVFRSVITLAQFVREKSTTK
- a CDS encoding 3-hydroxyacyl-[acyl-carrier-protein] dehydratase FabZ, which produces MMENREIQSILPHRYPFLLVDRILTIEPGKKATGVKNLTGNEWFFQGHHFYPPSLLLESLAQVGGIVLGSKAKIENPLVHFVGLFVGASEFQFRRCPVQGEQITLQVELTQSLASIYRFAAEAFVGDEKVAGGQILLSFLKNPSGGSERPSAGGSG
- a CDS encoding thioesterase family protein, which produces MKYDETEIKVRFNEVDSWGIVWHGHYIAWFEVGRMALLKKFHLLPQDFTQMGYIAPVVDLKCFFKEPARMEEEILIRTSVLKPTKAALTFRFQILRKKDGKLLASGEETQVLLTLDGRMLYIIPQDLRERLQPLFNYLEEPDSAA
- a CDS encoding alpha/beta hydrolase; this translates as MRLFLLSLLMYLSFLVPLTFGQTKGEGEGRIPQEPLFHPQKILVAGLSINFVEEGKGQPILFLHGLGGSLKDWAANLSFSPAFYRAMAIDFPGFGDSDKPETDYSIDWLTAIVGKFLQERKLDQAIVVGHSMGGLVALNLAAQPGSPVKNLVVTDVVGIGDKAEFLSYALTKKIMGPESRFESFEGLLREEFKAMVENFIKGQKPKTSKEFFQSVPKNPLTGKPLLPMTPAVQMSASIIDFDIRPQLASIRQPTLILWGAKDPIAPPQDASFLKSKIPQATLKILENCGHSPMQEQPERFNQEVEKFLQAAESGSSR
- the fabZ gene encoding 3-hydroxyacyl-ACP dehydratase FabZ; translated protein: MRRLNIINAETADWVERKKWEEAFHRFGHPFPTVVIDRVEELEREKRIKAVKWVTADEIYLSGHFPGEPIMPGVLTLEGLLQSALIFLGESFTRGKIRVSLEKVERLRFKRAVLPGDRLDFLVSLTGKEGNRWKFKGKAQVGAEVAAEADVILKVDVREVGFEL